One window of Pseudomonas sp. ML2-2023-3 genomic DNA carries:
- a CDS encoding ABC transporter permease, with translation MFLQGYGSLIVDGTLATIQLALLSMLLAVTLGLIGASAKLSRQPAVRYLAAGYTTLIRSVPDLVIMLLLFFSLQIWLNNLTEWLQVEQIDINPFAAGVLTLGFIYGAYFTETFRGAFQAVPAGQLEAAVAYGMNRRQVFIRVLFPQMMRFALPGIGNNWQVLIKATALVSIIGLIDIVKVTQDAGKNSMDLFFFSVIGGLIYLALTTVSNGVLMWLERRYSVGVRGAQL, from the coding sequence ATGTTCTTACAGGGCTATGGCTCACTGATCGTCGACGGGACGCTGGCGACAATCCAGCTGGCACTGCTGTCGATGCTGCTGGCCGTCACGCTGGGACTGATCGGCGCGTCAGCCAAGCTGTCCAGGCAACCGGCCGTGCGCTACCTGGCAGCGGGCTACACCACGCTGATCCGTAGCGTGCCGGATCTGGTCATCATGCTGCTGCTGTTCTTCAGCCTGCAAATCTGGCTGAACAACCTCACCGAATGGCTGCAGGTCGAGCAAATCGATATCAACCCGTTCGCCGCCGGGGTACTGACCCTGGGCTTCATTTACGGGGCGTATTTCACCGAAACCTTTCGCGGCGCCTTTCAGGCCGTGCCGGCAGGCCAGCTTGAGGCAGCCGTGGCGTACGGCATGAATCGGCGTCAGGTCTTCATCCGCGTGCTGTTCCCGCAAATGATGCGCTTCGCGCTGCCGGGCATCGGCAATAACTGGCAGGTACTGATCAAGGCGACCGCGCTGGTGTCGATCATCGGTTTGATCGATATCGTCAAAGTCACCCAGGATGCCGGCAAGAACTCGATGGACTTGTTCTTTTTCAGCGTGATCGGCGGGCTGATTTATCTGGCCCTGACCACGGTGTCCAACGGTGTATTGATGTGGCTTGAGCGCCGCTATTCGGTCGGCGTCAGAGGTGCCCAGCTATGA